A window from Prochlorococcus marinus CUG1435 encodes these proteins:
- a CDS encoding DUF2130 domain-containing protein: MKSNHEIKCPECNATLKIDDANHASIINQVRDQLFEEQLTKRVNAEVDSAVKIKENELKIHFQKVLNSKDTEIQSHIDSEKSFNKDKLNALENKENELKIHYQEIIHNKENIIKEYELNQTSYEKDKKIAIAEAVEKIKEEKDKVLVEKNSLKKLLDYERRDHQEELTRIKENKLKLNTKMIGESLEETCLIDYDKYIRRILPYATYEKDNDSSSGTKGDYIFRDYDSQGNEIISIMFEMKNEEEASTKKQTNKQYFKKLDKDRREKNCEYAVLVSTLEAEDERYNNGFTTVYHEYPKMIVVRPNCFVSTIYTLRELGIELLDLKNLLEKEQSKTIDIKNFRESLEAIQLASSKNLKLIFNKIDSVVKLQDKIIEAAEDSKEILMNSLTKNSKSLNKKLQGISVDKLIKNNPTMTLMFENLQNDEEKIEF; the protein is encoded by the coding sequence ATGAAATCTAATCACGAAATAAAGTGTCCTGAATGCAATGCCACTTTGAAAATTGATGATGCTAATCATGCATCAATAATCAATCAAGTCAGAGACCAATTATTTGAGGAGCAATTAACTAAACGAGTTAATGCAGAAGTTGATAGTGCAGTGAAGATTAAGGAAAATGAATTAAAAATTCACTTCCAAAAAGTTCTTAACTCAAAAGATACTGAAATTCAAAGTCATATTGATTCTGAAAAATCTTTTAATAAAGATAAGTTGAACGCTTTAGAAAACAAAGAAAATGAACTCAAAATTCATTATCAGGAAATTATTCATAATAAAGAAAACATAATTAAAGAATATGAGTTAAACCAAACTTCATATGAAAAAGATAAAAAGATAGCTATCGCTGAAGCAGTAGAAAAAATCAAAGAGGAAAAAGATAAGGTTTTAGTAGAAAAGAATTCACTAAAAAAACTTTTAGATTATGAAAGGAGAGATCATCAAGAGGAACTGACAAGAATTAAAGAAAATAAATTAAAACTGAATACTAAAATGATTGGCGAATCACTAGAAGAGACATGTCTAATTGATTACGACAAATACATAAGAAGAATTCTTCCTTATGCAACTTACGAAAAAGATAATGATAGTTCATCCGGTACAAAAGGAGATTATATTTTCAGAGATTACGATTCACAAGGTAATGAAATCATTTCAATTATGTTCGAGATGAAAAATGAAGAAGAAGCTAGTACTAAAAAACAAACTAATAAACAATATTTTAAAAAACTTGATAAAGACAGAAGAGAAAAAAATTGCGAATATGCTGTTTTAGTTTCTACTCTTGAGGCTGAAGATGAAAGATATAACAATGGTTTTACCACTGTTTACCATGAATATCCAAAAATGATTGTTGTTAGACCAAATTGCTTTGTATCAACTATTTATACCTTGAGGGAGTTAGGTATTGAGTTATTGGATCTTAAAAATTTACTTGAGAAAGAACAATCAAAAACTATAGATATAAAAAATTTTAGAGAATCTCTAGAAGCTATTCAGTTAGCATCCAGTAAGAATCTTAAATTAATTTTCAACAAGATTGATTCTGTTGTTAAATTGCAGGACAAGATTATTGAGGCTGCAGAAGATAGCAAAGAAATACTTATGAATTCGTTAACTAAAAATAGTAAAAGTCTAAATAAAAAATTGCAAGGTATCTCTGTGGATAAATTAATTAAAAATAATCCAACAATGACTTTAATGTTTGAGAATCTTCAAAACGATGAAGAAAAAATTGAATTTTAG
- the pyrR gene encoding bifunctional pyr operon transcriptional regulator/uracil phosphoribosyltransferase PyrR, with product MSNKTKRIVILNEVDLRKTLSRLSSEIIEKVKNLDNLLLVGIPTRGIYLTEVLERELFSKTGLKIKKGIIDPTFYRDDQNRVGTRLIKATDIPIPIENQEILLVDDVIYTGRTIRAAMDALYSWGRPQRVMLLVMVDRGHRELPIHPDFCGKKVPTSKKESISLLLNSVDNEEGIFLE from the coding sequence ATGTCTAATAAAACAAAAAGGATTGTAATACTTAATGAAGTAGATCTTAGAAAAACTCTTTCACGTTTAAGTTCCGAAATTATTGAAAAGGTAAAAAATCTAGATAATCTTCTTTTGGTTGGTATTCCTACTAGAGGCATTTATCTGACCGAAGTTTTAGAAAGAGAATTATTCTCTAAGACAGGTTTAAAAATTAAAAAAGGAATTATTGATCCAACTTTTTATAGAGATGATCAAAATAGGGTAGGAACTCGCCTAATAAAAGCCACTGATATTCCAATTCCTATTGAGAATCAAGAGATTCTTTTGGTAGACGATGTAATTTATACAGGGAGAACAATTAGAGCTGCAATGGATGCTCTATATTCATGGGGTAGACCTCAAAGAGTGATGTTATTAGTAATGGTAGATAGAGGTCATAGAGAGTTACCTATTCATCCTGATTTTTGTGGTAAGAAAGTACCAACTAGTAAAAAAGAAAGTATTAGTTTGCTTCTCAATAGTGTTGATAATGAAGAAGGAATTTTTCTTGAATAA
- the secG gene encoding preprotein translocase subunit SecG — translation MVQIFSWIWVFFGVFLILLVLLHSPKGDGMGGIAASGSSMFNSASSAEASLNKITWTFLVVFLSLAIILSAGWIS, via the coding sequence ATGGTTCAAATTTTTAGTTGGATTTGGGTATTTTTTGGAGTTTTCCTTATACTTTTAGTCTTACTCCATAGTCCCAAGGGTGATGGAATGGGGGGGATAGCAGCAAGTGGAAGCTCAATGTTCAATAGCGCAAGTAGTGCAGAAGCATCACTCAATAAAATAACTTGGACTTTTTTAGTTGTATTTTTGTCTCTTGCTATTATTCTTAGCGCTGGCTGGATCTCATAA
- a CDS encoding Hsp70 family protein — translation MEENLSGTLAIDLGNTNTVIAFQDEKDINSVLVDIPNITSSPGVVPTAVWFEEPSKILKIGISALQMRNCSNSELFFHSNFKRLIGNPIEKINLKNILNPTECGEKFFKFLWDNIPQKYEVKRLVLTAPIDTYKGYRKWLVNLCEELSVDEIALVDEPTAASLGVKVPFGSTILTLDIGGSTVDMNIVKIEGGEGKSGPIAELLKFKGNDVSSISKQKIRCAEIISKTGSKIGGKDIDQWIVDYFIPDNKFKNNLLKAEEIKCKLSSSQIKYENEYPIKFLIEGNEEKDFYLSKEIFEKIIIENNFLNHLNSLFKDLLNEARGKFCTVDDLFAIILVGGGTQIPLIKEWVRQKIPKVDIKSPPPIESIALGALAMTPGVKIKDILNKGLSIRLLNKRQQKHFWHPIFCKGQTWPTENPFKLVLQASQNNQTIFEIIIGETKKDREYDVIFEDGLPKLSEVQSAEEIIKWDKKPLKLELKNKSNIGEDNLTLFFKISKKADLLVKCFDNKNEFLGEYNLGNIN, via the coding sequence ATGGAAGAAAATTTATCTGGAACGCTTGCAATTGATTTAGGTAATACTAATACTGTAATAGCTTTTCAAGATGAAAAAGATATCAATTCTGTTTTAGTCGACATACCAAACATAACATCATCTCCTGGAGTTGTGCCTACAGCAGTTTGGTTCGAAGAACCTTCAAAAATTTTGAAAATTGGTATTAGCGCATTACAGATGAGGAATTGCTCTAATTCAGAATTGTTTTTCCATTCAAATTTTAAAAGATTAATCGGAAATCCTATTGAAAAAATTAATCTAAAAAATATATTAAACCCCACTGAATGTGGCGAAAAATTTTTTAAATTTTTGTGGGATAATATACCTCAAAAATATGAAGTCAAAAGACTTGTTTTAACTGCTCCTATTGATACATATAAAGGTTACAGAAAATGGTTAGTTAACCTTTGTGAAGAGTTATCTGTAGATGAAATAGCGCTAGTTGATGAACCAACTGCAGCAAGTTTAGGAGTTAAGGTGCCATTTGGCTCCACAATTTTGACATTAGACATTGGAGGAAGCACAGTAGATATGAATATAGTCAAAATAGAGGGGGGAGAAGGTAAATCTGGTCCGATAGCTGAATTATTAAAATTTAAAGGAAATGATGTGAGCTCAATTTCAAAACAAAAAATAAGGTGCGCTGAAATAATTAGTAAAACTGGCTCAAAGATTGGCGGTAAAGATATTGATCAATGGATTGTAGATTATTTTATTCCAGACAATAAATTTAAAAATAATCTTTTAAAGGCTGAAGAAATCAAATGTAAACTAAGCTCATCTCAAATAAAATATGAAAATGAATACCCAATAAAATTTTTAATTGAAGGCAATGAAGAAAAAGATTTTTACCTAAGTAAAGAAATATTTGAAAAAATTATTATTGAGAATAATTTCTTAAACCATCTTAACTCTTTATTTAAAGATTTATTAAATGAAGCAAGAGGCAAATTTTGCACAGTTGATGATTTATTTGCAATTATCCTTGTTGGAGGGGGAACTCAAATACCACTTATAAAAGAGTGGGTAAGACAAAAAATTCCAAAAGTTGATATAAAGTCCCCACCACCTATTGAATCAATAGCTCTTGGAGCTTTAGCCATGACCCCAGGAGTAAAAATTAAAGACATCTTAAATAAAGGATTATCAATTAGATTATTAAATAAAAGACAACAAAAACACTTTTGGCATCCTATTTTTTGTAAAGGTCAAACTTGGCCAACTGAAAACCCATTTAAGCTTGTCCTTCAAGCTAGTCAAAATAATCAAACAATATTTGAAATAATAATTGGCGAAACAAAAAAAGATAGAGAATATGATGTGATTTTTGAAGATGGATTACCAAAATTATCAGAAGTTCAAAGTGCAGAAGAAATAATAAAATGGGATAAAAAACCACTTAAATTAGAACTAAAAAATAAATCTAATATTGGAGAAGATAACTTAACACTTTTCTTCAAAATCTCAAAAAAAGCTGACTTATTAGTTAAATGTTTCGATAATAAAAATGAGTTTTTAGGAGAGTATAATTTAGGAAATATTAATTGA
- a CDS encoding DUF2811 domain-containing protein: protein MQKLNFDVNQVALNQKDDEVISFKCELQENLQKAMKEFVEEHPNWDQYRILQAAIAGFLMQKGFQNRDLTRLYIGNMFSMNFND from the coding sequence ATGCAAAAACTAAATTTTGATGTTAATCAAGTAGCTTTAAATCAGAAGGATGATGAAGTAATTAGCTTTAAATGTGAACTGCAAGAAAATCTTCAAAAGGCTATGAAAGAATTTGTGGAGGAACATCCTAATTGGGATCAATATAGAATACTGCAAGCTGCTATTGCAGGATTTTTGATGCAAAAAGGATTTCAAAATAGGGATCTAACGAGACTATATATTGGAAATATGTTTTCAATGAATTTTAACGACTAA
- a CDS encoding cupin domain-containing protein, which produces MIKNLFIAIAFALMLINPNISIAAESPVDVQEVFVGSETMDGDALKYPKGKAEIRLQRVELAEGGIVPLHSHPIPLLGNVEQGTIVVKRQGMEDLTYTAGDTFIVGPKTPKHTMGNAKTDNAIVWFAAIGAKDVPILIPAEG; this is translated from the coding sequence ATGATTAAGAATTTATTCATAGCAATCGCTTTTGCTTTGATGCTCATCAACCCAAATATTTCTATAGCTGCCGAATCGCCTGTAGATGTACAAGAAGTCTTTGTAGGTTCTGAAACTATGGATGGTGATGCTCTTAAATATCCAAAAGGAAAAGCAGAAATAAGATTACAAAGAGTCGAATTAGCTGAGGGAGGGATAGTCCCGCTTCACTCTCATCCAATTCCATTATTAGGTAATGTTGAGCAAGGTACAATTGTTGTCAAAAGACAAGGTATGGAAGATCTTACCTATACAGCGGGGGATACATTTATAGTTGGTCCAAAGACACCAAAACATACAATGGGTAATGCAAAAACCGATAATGCAATAGTTTGGTTCGCAGCAATTGGAGCAAAAGATGTCCCAATTCTAATTCCTGCAGAAGGATAA
- a CDS encoding EVE domain-containing protein, translated as MTEEKFWLMKSEPDAYSIDNLQNDGLTLWDGIRNYQARNFMRNMNKGDKVFFYHSNCKPPGIVGIMEVIDLNIVDPTQFDKDSKYYDPKSKPDNPRWDCVKVKYISKSKKILSLPELKTLFCEDELLVVKKGNRLSILPVRKDIAKTLIEKM; from the coding sequence ATGACTGAAGAAAAGTTTTGGCTAATGAAAAGTGAGCCCGATGCCTATAGCATAGATAATTTACAAAATGATGGTTTAACTTTATGGGATGGTATAAGAAATTATCAAGCCAGAAATTTTATGAGAAATATGAATAAAGGAGATAAAGTCTTTTTTTATCATTCCAACTGCAAACCACCAGGTATTGTTGGAATTATGGAGGTGATAGATCTTAATATTGTTGATCCTACCCAATTTGATAAAGATTCAAAATATTATGATCCAAAATCTAAACCTGACAATCCGAGATGGGATTGTGTAAAAGTCAAATACATTTCTAAGTCAAAAAAAATTCTTAGTTTACCTGAATTAAAGACTTTATTTTGTGAGGATGAATTATTAGTTGTTAAGAAAGGGAATAGGTTATCGATACTACCTGTGCGAAAGGATATAGCAAAAACACTAATAGAAAAAATGTAA
- a CDS encoding DNA-directed RNA polymerase subunit omega: protein MNILNNTGIDSNDLAKRGESLIRKSTNRYLTTVKIAFRAKQRRFDDFDGLLEESTIKPVQRSIIELSDEQDQPDLLPG from the coding sequence ATGAACATATTAAATAATACTGGAATTGATTCTAATGATCTTGCAAAAAGAGGTGAGAGCCTAATAAGAAAATCGACTAATAGATATTTAACCACAGTTAAAATTGCTTTCAGGGCTAAACAAAGACGCTTTGATGATTTTGATGGATTATTAGAGGAGTCAACTATCAAACCTGTTCAAAGGTCAATTATTGAACTAAGCGATGAACAAGACCAACCAGATTTACTTCCTGGTTAA
- the groL gene encoding chaperonin GroEL (60 kDa chaperone family; promotes refolding of misfolded polypeptides especially under stressful conditions; forms two stacked rings of heptamers to form a barrel-shaped 14mer; ends can be capped by GroES; misfolded proteins enter the barrel where they are refolded when GroES binds) codes for MAKRIIYNEQARRALERGIDILAESVAVTLGPKGRNVVLEKKFGAPQIINDGVTIAKEIELEDHIENTGVALIRQAASKTNDAAGDGTTTATVLAHAMVKAGLRNVAAGANAITLKKGIDKATEFLVGKIEENSKPISDSNAIAQCGTIAAGNDEEVGQMIANAMDKVGKEGVISLEEGKSMTTELEVTEGMRFDKGYISPYFATDTERMEAVLDEPYILLTDKKIALVQDLVPVLEQIAKTGKPLVIIAEDIEKEALATLVVNRLRGVLNVAAVKAPGFGDRRKAMLEDMAVLTNGQLITEDAGLKLENATIDMLGTGRRITINKETTTIVAEGNEQAVNARCDQIKKQMDETDSSYDKEKLQERLAKLAGGVAVIKVGAATETEMKDKKLRLEDAINATKAAVEEGIVPGGGTTLAHLSPILKEWADKNLVGEELIGAQIVEASLTAPLMRIAENAGSNGAVIAENVKSKPFNDGFNAATGEYVDMSSAGIVDPAKVTRSGLQNAASIAGMVLTTECIVADLPEKKDSPSPAGAPGMGGDFDY; via the coding sequence ATGGCTAAAAGAATTATTTACAATGAGCAAGCTCGTAGAGCGCTCGAGCGAGGAATTGATATCCTTGCAGAGTCTGTGGCGGTAACGCTTGGACCAAAAGGAAGAAATGTTGTCTTAGAGAAAAAGTTTGGTGCTCCACAAATTATTAATGATGGTGTCACAATCGCTAAAGAGATTGAATTGGAGGACCATATTGAAAACACAGGGGTTGCCTTAATCAGACAAGCTGCTTCGAAAACTAACGATGCAGCTGGAGATGGTACTACAACCGCAACTGTTTTAGCCCATGCAATGGTCAAAGCAGGTTTAAGAAACGTTGCAGCAGGAGCTAATGCAATCACCTTGAAAAAGGGAATTGATAAAGCTACTGAATTTTTAGTTGGTAAAATTGAAGAAAATTCAAAACCCATCAGCGATAGTAATGCTATTGCTCAATGCGGAACCATAGCAGCTGGAAATGATGAAGAAGTTGGTCAAATGATTGCCAACGCAATGGATAAAGTTGGTAAAGAAGGTGTTATTTCCCTTGAAGAAGGAAAATCAATGACAACTGAATTAGAAGTTACTGAGGGGATGCGATTCGATAAAGGTTATATTTCACCTTATTTCGCAACTGATACTGAGAGAATGGAAGCTGTTTTAGATGAACCATATATCCTTCTGACTGATAAAAAAATTGCCTTAGTTCAAGATTTAGTTCCAGTTTTGGAACAAATAGCTAAAACTGGTAAACCACTAGTTATCATTGCAGAAGACATAGAAAAGGAAGCTTTAGCTACTCTTGTCGTTAATAGATTAAGAGGTGTCTTAAATGTTGCTGCAGTTAAAGCGCCTGGATTCGGTGATAGAAGAAAAGCAATGCTTGAAGATATGGCTGTTCTAACTAATGGTCAGCTCATTACTGAGGATGCAGGCTTAAAATTAGAGAATGCTACAATTGATATGCTTGGTACCGGTAGAAGAATAACTATTAATAAAGAGACTACAACCATAGTAGCTGAAGGAAATGAGCAAGCTGTCAATGCTAGATGCGATCAAATTAAGAAGCAGATGGATGAAACAGATTCCTCCTACGACAAAGAAAAGCTTCAAGAACGTCTAGCAAAATTAGCTGGAGGTGTAGCAGTGATAAAGGTTGGAGCTGCTACTGAAACTGAGATGAAGGATAAAAAACTTCGTCTTGAAGATGCTATCAATGCTACAAAAGCTGCTGTTGAAGAAGGGATTGTACCTGGAGGAGGAACAACTCTTGCTCATTTATCACCAATTTTAAAAGAATGGGCTGATAAAAATTTAGTTGGAGAGGAATTAATTGGAGCCCAAATTGTTGAAGCTTCACTTACAGCTCCTCTTATGCGAATTGCAGAAAATGCAGGTTCTAATGGTGCTGTAATTGCTGAAAATGTTAAATCCAAGCCATTTAATGATGGATTTAACGCCGCCACTGGAGAGTATGTTGACATGTCTTCCGCTGGTATAGTTGATCCTGCAAAAGTTACTCGTTCAGGACTACAAAATGCAGCTTCTATAGCAGGAATGGTTTTGACCACTGAATGCATAGTTGCAGATTTGCCAGAGAAAAAAGATTCACCTTCTCCAGCAGGCGCTCCAGGGATGGGCGGTGACTTTGATTACTAA
- a CDS encoding DUF1818 family protein, translating to MLKKQSRWRLLKDFKKGKFCFLISVDNWSIELQKSEFHSLYLSLLKIYEELLDIKNELMDEESISLELEQLPWYINLEGKKDEWSLRFIFESQDQTRSFEMYWPIPLAQNLFYETKKMWESMN from the coding sequence TTGTTAAAAAAACAAAGCAGATGGAGATTGCTTAAAGATTTTAAAAAAGGCAAATTCTGTTTTTTGATTAGTGTTGATAATTGGTCAATTGAGTTACAAAAAAGTGAATTTCATTCCCTTTATCTTTCACTTCTAAAAATTTATGAAGAACTACTAGATATTAAAAATGAATTAATGGATGAAGAGTCTATTTCTTTAGAATTAGAACAACTACCTTGGTACATTAACTTAGAAGGAAAGAAGGATGAATGGAGTTTAAGGTTTATTTTTGAGAGTCAAGATCAAACAAGATCTTTTGAAATGTATTGGCCGATACCGTTAGCACAAAATTTATTTTATGAAACAAAAAAGATGTGGGAATCAATGAATTAA
- a CDS encoding 2,3-bisphosphoglycerate-independent phosphoglycerate mutase, with protein MSKISSKNINKLNVPQSPVVLAILDGWGHREDTSNNAIKAAHTPIMDSLWHAYPHTLINASGSEVGLPDGQMGNSEVGHLTIGSGRIIQQELVRISNIVKNNQLGILNELKEMANSLKKNNSTLHITGLCSDGGVHSHIDHLLGLIKWASDNEIKKVAIHIITDGRDTPAKSASKYLSQIESCIKKYNTGEIASICGRYWMMDRNLLWDRTERAYANLTDPDLKVTDISPKEYITKSYGKNITDEFIEPIRISENYLKDGDSLICFNFRPDRARQIIQSLSDKEFTDFERKIFPNLDLITFTQYDINFPVKVAFPPESLNNFIGQIVSENGLKQYRTAETEKYPHVTYFFNGGVEIPLPGEERHLIPSPRVATYDLQPEMSAEELTNSCSKAIKSGNYAFVVINFANPDMVGHTGNMNATIKAIEKVDKCVGQIVNATGEMGGSILITADHGNAEVMKGPSGEPWTAHTINKVPLIFIEGEKRKIPNMGNDIYLRDNAGLADIAPTLLQLLNLPIPKEMTGKSLIKEVELTGYNKVIQHV; from the coding sequence ATGTCAAAGATTAGCAGCAAAAATATAAATAAATTGAATGTGCCGCAGAGCCCTGTAGTTCTAGCAATACTTGATGGATGGGGACATAGAGAAGATACATCCAACAATGCAATAAAAGCGGCCCATACACCAATCATGGATTCATTGTGGCATGCATATCCTCACACTCTAATCAACGCTAGTGGATCTGAGGTAGGCCTCCCAGATGGTCAAATGGGTAATTCTGAGGTGGGTCATCTTACCATTGGTTCGGGAAGAATAATCCAACAAGAACTTGTAAGGATTTCGAATATAGTAAAAAATAATCAGTTAGGAATTCTTAATGAATTAAAGGAGATGGCTAATTCATTAAAGAAAAACAACTCTACTTTGCACATCACGGGATTATGCTCTGATGGAGGGGTACATAGTCATATAGATCACTTATTAGGTTTAATAAAATGGGCATCTGATAATGAAATCAAAAAAGTAGCAATTCATATTATTACCGATGGAAGAGATACTCCTGCAAAAAGCGCATCTAAATATCTAAGTCAAATAGAGTCATGCATAAAGAAATACAATACTGGTGAGATAGCCTCTATATGCGGAAGATACTGGATGATGGATAGAAATCTTTTATGGGATAGAACAGAAAGAGCTTATGCTAATTTGACAGATCCAGATCTTAAAGTAACAGATATTTCTCCAAAAGAATACATTACAAAAAGTTATGGCAAAAACATAACTGATGAATTTATAGAGCCTATAAGAATATCCGAAAACTATCTTAAAGATGGAGATAGTTTAATTTGCTTTAACTTCCGCCCTGACAGAGCAAGACAAATAATCCAGTCTCTTTCAGATAAGGAATTCACAGATTTTGAAAGGAAAATTTTCCCAAATTTAGATTTAATTACATTTACTCAATATGACATAAACTTTCCCGTCAAAGTTGCATTTCCTCCTGAATCTCTTAATAATTTCATTGGCCAAATAGTTTCAGAAAACGGACTCAAACAATACAGAACAGCTGAAACAGAAAAATATCCACACGTTACATACTTTTTTAATGGAGGAGTAGAAATTCCTTTACCTGGAGAAGAGAGACATCTAATTCCATCTCCAAGAGTAGCCACCTATGATTTACAACCTGAAATGTCAGCAGAAGAATTAACTAATAGTTGTTCTAAAGCTATTAAAAGTGGAAATTATGCTTTTGTTGTAATCAATTTTGCTAATCCTGATATGGTAGGTCATACAGGAAATATGAATGCCACGATTAAAGCTATAGAGAAGGTAGATAAATGTGTAGGTCAAATAGTTAATGCAACTGGAGAAATGGGTGGGAGCATTCTTATAACCGCTGATCATGGTAATGCAGAAGTAATGAAAGGGCCTTCAGGAGAACCTTGGACAGCACACACTATAAATAAAGTTCCTTTAATTTTTATTGAAGGTGAAAAAAGAAAAATTCCGAATATGGGGAATGATATTTATTTAAGGGATAATGCTGGCTTAGCAGATATTGCGCCAACTTTATTGCAATTATTAAATCTCCCAATTCCAAAAGAAATGACAGGTAAATCTTTAATCAAAGAAGTAGAATTAACAGGTTATAATAAAGTCATACAACACGTCTAA
- the groES gene encoding co-chaperone GroES: MAAVSLTVSTVKPLGDRIFIKVSASEEKTAGGILLPDTAKEKPQVGEVAQVGPGKLNEDGSRQTPEVSIGDKVLYSKYAGTDIKLGGDEYVLLSEKDILAVVG, encoded by the coding sequence ATGGCAGCTGTTTCACTTACAGTCTCTACAGTAAAACCACTGGGAGATAGAATATTTATCAAAGTTTCCGCATCCGAGGAAAAAACTGCTGGGGGCATTCTTTTGCCTGACACAGCTAAAGAAAAACCACAGGTAGGAGAAGTTGCTCAGGTAGGCCCTGGGAAACTTAATGAAGACGGTTCTCGACAAACTCCAGAAGTGAGTATTGGCGATAAAGTCTTGTACAGCAAATATGCTGGCACAGACATTAAATTGGGAGGAGATGAATATGTCTTGCTCTCAGAAAAGGATATTTTAGCTGTAGTAGGCTAA
- the sepF gene encoding cell division protein SepF, with protein MPNKDNEASHFNQKFESKMDFLFKELKEMKAILFSHQDKRKEIDERISILENEIDEKNKLKALNKDEEDKYKNQHEKLKEAESKIKEKIKIISNDIQQKEKQIEKIGDSHLKNLRLLAKETAAQSEIVQRQSMRLKQQLSKNRAKLSEMYEYIKSDASKKDKKVAQVKVYLTEPELKILENLTAQKGSDKSSVMRDFLRGENMFPFRGFSIQSKNNSIGSYISGEPPKCLIKVFEPKKFEDVYQYPYTLEEGICIIINFASLDEINPNLKQRCIDFMYGSIFRSEGKITEIGPSTIICTPEESNIKIEENLSN; from the coding sequence ATGCCAAACAAGGATAACGAAGCGTCTCACTTTAATCAAAAATTCGAAAGTAAAATGGATTTCTTGTTCAAAGAATTAAAAGAAATGAAAGCAATATTATTTTCTCATCAAGATAAACGTAAGGAAATTGATGAGCGTATTTCAATTCTTGAAAATGAAATTGATGAAAAAAATAAATTAAAAGCATTAAATAAAGATGAAGAAGATAAATATAAAAATCAACATGAAAAGCTGAAAGAAGCCGAGTCTAAAATTAAAGAAAAAATTAAGATAATATCAAACGATATTCAGCAAAAAGAAAAACAAATAGAAAAGATTGGAGATTCACACTTAAAAAATCTTAGATTATTGGCAAAAGAAACTGCCGCACAATCAGAAATTGTTCAACGCCAGTCAATGAGGCTTAAGCAACAATTATCGAAAAACAGAGCAAAACTTTCTGAAATGTATGAATATATAAAAAGCGATGCCTCAAAAAAAGATAAAAAAGTCGCTCAAGTTAAGGTTTATCTTACAGAACCTGAGTTAAAGATTCTAGAAAATCTTACTGCTCAGAAAGGTTCTGATAAATCATCAGTGATGAGAGATTTCCTTAGAGGAGAGAACATGTTTCCTTTTCGTGGTTTTTCTATTCAAAGTAAAAACAATTCTATTGGATCGTATATTTCTGGTGAGCCACCAAAATGTTTAATTAAGGTTTTTGAACCTAAGAAATTTGAGGATGTATATCAATACCCATATACCCTTGAGGAGGGCATCTGTATTATTATTAACTTTGCTTCACTGGACGAAATTAATCCAAATTTAAAACAAAGATGTATTGATTTTATGTATGGATCTATATTTAGATCTGAGGGTAAAATTACTGAAATAGGTCCATCCACAATAATTTGTACTCCTGAGGAGTCAAATATTAAGATAGAGGAAAATTTATCAAATTAA